From a region of the Thermus caldilimi genome:
- the glpX gene encoding class II fructose-bisphosphatase, giving the protein MPTRNLGLDLMRATEAAALASARYVGRGDKEGGDRAAVEAMRLLLNSPDFRGRVVIGEGEKDKAPMLYNGEVLGQGEGPLWDLAVDPVEGTRLLALGRPGAISVIAAAPEGTLFNPGPAFYAAKLVVGPEAKGAIDLKASVADNLKEIARALKKEVRELAVFVLDKPRHQRLIEEIRLAGARISLQTDGDVGGALAAVLPDTGIDVLMGTGGTPEGVIAAVAVRALGGGMQMRLDPQSEEERWNVVHAGYDLDRVYTLDELCAAEDTHFAATGITDGPFLRGVRYGESRAWTESLVIRGTTRTLRKVEAWHQLEKLRGLSPVAY; this is encoded by the coding sequence ATGCCCACGCGCAACCTGGGCCTGGACCTGATGCGGGCCACGGAGGCGGCTGCCTTGGCCTCGGCCCGCTATGTGGGCCGGGGGGATAAGGAAGGGGGCGACCGGGCGGCGGTGGAGGCCATGCGCCTTCTCCTCAACAGCCCGGACTTCCGCGGTCGGGTGGTGATCGGGGAAGGGGAGAAGGACAAGGCCCCCATGCTCTATAACGGGGAGGTTCTGGGCCAGGGGGAAGGTCCCCTCTGGGACTTGGCTGTGGACCCCGTGGAGGGCACGAGGCTTCTCGCCTTGGGTCGCCCGGGGGCCATCAGCGTGATCGCCGCCGCTCCCGAGGGTACCCTCTTCAACCCGGGCCCGGCCTTCTACGCCGCCAAGCTGGTGGTGGGGCCCGAGGCCAAGGGGGCCATAGACCTGAAGGCCTCGGTGGCCGACAACCTCAAGGAGATCGCCCGTGCCTTGAAGAAGGAGGTGCGGGAGCTTGCGGTGTTTGTCCTGGACAAGCCCCGTCACCAGCGCCTGATTGAGGAAATCCGCCTGGCGGGGGCCCGCATCAGCCTGCAGACCGATGGGGATGTGGGTGGGGCTTTGGCGGCGGTGCTACCCGATACCGGTATCGATGTCCTCATGGGCACCGGGGGCACCCCGGAGGGGGTAATCGCTGCGGTGGCGGTGCGGGCCCTAGGGGGAGGGATGCAGATGCGCCTGGACCCGCAAAGCGAGGAAGAGCGCTGGAATGTGGTGCATGCTGGGTACGACCTGGATAGGGTGTACACCTTGGATGAGCTCTGCGCCGCCGAGGACACCCACTTCGCCGCCACCGGCATCACGGACGGCCCCTTCCTGAGGGGCGTGCGCTACGGGGAAAGCCGGGCTTGGACGGAAAGCCTGGTGATC
- a CDS encoding LysR family transcriptional regulator, translated as MLISKNAKLPNPAALRVFVTVVEEGGVGRAALALGITQPAVSQYLRALEEQVGHPLFERQGRHLVLSRVGQALLPEARRVVQALEEFQRVSQAMGRLELGEVTLGAATTMATYVLPLFLKNFHDAHPGVRVHVESGSSERLAERLLIGEVEFAVLEGVEHWEGYERHLFYEDELVLIVPPDHPWAGRETIPPEWLREETLIVRKPGSMTWRALERAFEQAGLELNPIFYTDNNEVTKRLVLAGAGVGIVSRVVVQPNLKVGNLRALRLAAPVGEIRRYFWLVHPKNVANPAARTLISLLRS; from the coding sequence ATGCTCATATCTAAAAACGCTAAACTGCCTAACCCCGCTGCATTACGGGTTTTCGTCACGGTGGTGGAGGAAGGAGGGGTGGGCCGGGCAGCCCTGGCCCTGGGCATCACCCAGCCGGCGGTGAGCCAGTACCTGCGGGCTTTGGAGGAGCAGGTGGGGCATCCCCTCTTTGAACGCCAAGGGCGGCACCTGGTGCTTTCCCGGGTAGGACAGGCCCTTCTGCCCGAGGCCAGGCGGGTGGTGCAGGCCCTGGAGGAGTTCCAACGGGTTTCCCAGGCCATGGGCCGGCTGGAACTGGGAGAGGTCACCTTGGGAGCCGCCACCACCATGGCCACCTACGTGCTTCCCCTTTTCCTGAAGAACTTCCACGACGCTCATCCCGGGGTAAGGGTGCACGTGGAAAGCGGCTCCTCTGAGCGCCTAGCGGAGCGCCTGCTCATAGGGGAAGTGGAGTTCGCTGTGCTGGAGGGTGTGGAACACTGGGAAGGCTACGAGCGCCACCTTTTTTACGAGGATGAGCTGGTCCTCATCGTGCCCCCTGACCACCCTTGGGCTGGACGGGAAACCATACCGCCGGAGTGGCTAAGGGAAGAAACCCTCATCGTGCGTAAGCCTGGCTCCATGACCTGGCGGGCCCTGGAGCGGGCCTTTGAGCAGGCGGGGCTGGAACTCAACCCCATCTTCTACACCGACAACAACGAGGTCACCAAGCGCCTGGTGCTGGCGGGGGCCGGGGTGGGGATCGTGAGTCGGGTGGTGGTCCAGCCCAACCTGAAGGTGGGGAACCTCCGGGCCTTAAGGCTGGCTGCGCCCGTGGGGGAGATCCGCCGCTACTTCTGGCTGGTGCACCCCAAGAACGTGGCCAACCCAGCAGCCCGGACCCTCATCTCCCTGCTTCGCTCTTAG
- a CDS encoding phosphate-starvation-inducible PsiE family protein, translated as MKRDAYRFLQLTETVIYLFAGFLIAGGAAVLLLSTLVEGVHHLMRGDYGEVALGLLDRVLLALMLAEILYTLLRFAKEGTLEATPFLVIGLIAAIRRILVLTAEAVEKFDLADPAFMAVLAELGLLSLMVVALALAMRLTKSEAGR; from the coding sequence GTGAAGCGGGACGCTTACCGGTTTCTCCAGCTAACGGAAACGGTAATCTACCTCTTCGCTGGCTTTCTCATCGCCGGCGGGGCGGCGGTATTGCTCCTTTCCACCTTGGTGGAAGGGGTGCACCACCTGATGAGGGGGGATTACGGGGAGGTGGCCCTGGGGCTTCTGGACCGGGTGCTTTTAGCCCTAATGCTGGCGGAGATCCTCTATACCCTTCTCCGCTTCGCTAAGGAAGGGACCCTCGAGGCCACCCCTTTTCTGGTCATCGGCCTCATCGCCGCCATCCGCCGCATCCTGGTTCTGACGGCGGAGGCCGTGGAGAAGTTTGACCTGGCGGACCCCGCCTTCATGGCGGTCTTGGCCGAGCTGGGGCTTCTTTCCCTCATGGTGGTGGCCCTGGCCCTAGCCATGCGCCTCACTAAGAGCGAAGCAGGGAGATGA
- a CDS encoding annexin VII yields MRQLAHREAEAKALKILVDGLGEGLVLEGEGGYYALYYFYSWYGRKAPDPEETPDWVEGPKPSPEDFRAPYDQARWLEDNGYTLFINESK; encoded by the coding sequence ATGCGGCAGCTAGCCCACCGGGAGGCGGAGGCCAAGGCGCTGAAGATTCTGGTGGATGGGCTGGGGGAGGGTTTGGTCCTCGAGGGGGAGGGAGGATACTACGCCCTCTACTACTTCTACAGCTGGTACGGGCGCAAGGCCCCGGATCCCGAGGAAACCCCAGACTGGGTGGAGGGGCCCAAGCCTTCCCCCGAGGATTTCCGTGCCCCTTACGACCAGGCCCGTTGGCTTGAGGATAATGGCTACACGCTTTTCATTAACGAGTCCAAGTAG
- a CDS encoding Dabb family protein — protein sequence MVEHLIVFNAEASPEEVREMVKKAEEVLLQIPGVCGLRYGEALSEGARYRYWLSVLFEGPEVVSFYRDHPLHVEFANRVFRPMARDRITTDYLVMTEVLCGS from the coding sequence ATGGTGGAGCACCTGATTGTGTTCAACGCCGAGGCGAGCCCCGAGGAGGTGCGGGAGATGGTCAAGAAGGCCGAGGAGGTTCTGCTTCAGATACCCGGGGTCTGTGGCCTTCGCTACGGGGAGGCCCTTTCCGAAGGGGCCCGCTACCGCTACTGGCTCTCCGTTCTCTTTGAGGGGCCGGAGGTGGTTTCCTTCTACCGGGACCATCCCCTGCACGTGGAGTTCGCCAACCGGGTGTTCCGCCCCATGGCCAGGGACCGGATCACCACCGATTACCTGGTGATGACGGAGGTGTTATGCGGCAGCTAG
- a CDS encoding HAD-IA family hydrolase: MVGKLKALLWDLDGTLAETEELHREAFNRAFDYFGLPLYWDQETYARLLWTTGGKERLKRALEETPRAPGLSWEEIAEVHRYKTELYLKLLREEGVTLRPGVRRVLLEAQEAGVALALCTTTSPENAEAFLEGTGLSGWFSLVLAGDAVERKKPDPGIYLLAQKRLGLAPEEGVVVEDSLNGLLSALGAGFPVLITPSLYTLDQDYREAHALLPHLGEPGNPAPVLQGPRAGGRVVVDLSYLEEVRGWWST, from the coding sequence ATGGTGGGGAAGCTGAAGGCTCTTCTTTGGGATTTGGACGGCACCCTGGCGGAAACCGAGGAACTCCACCGGGAGGCCTTCAACCGGGCCTTTGACTACTTTGGCCTTCCCCTTTACTGGGACCAGGAAACCTACGCCCGCCTCCTTTGGACCACCGGGGGGAAAGAGCGCCTGAAGCGGGCCCTGGAGGAAACCCCTAGGGCGCCTGGGCTTTCCTGGGAGGAGATCGCCGAGGTCCATCGGTACAAGACGGAGCTTTACCTGAAGCTTTTGCGGGAGGAAGGGGTCACCTTGCGCCCAGGGGTGCGCCGGGTTCTCCTCGAGGCCCAGGAGGCGGGGGTAGCCTTGGCCCTTTGCACCACCACCAGCCCGGAAAACGCCGAGGCCTTTTTGGAGGGCACGGGTCTTTCCGGCTGGTTTTCCCTGGTTTTGGCCGGGGATGCGGTGGAGAGGAAAAAACCGGATCCCGGCATCTACCTCCTGGCCCAAAAGCGCCTGGGCTTGGCCCCGGAGGAGGGGGTGGTGGTGGAGGATTCCCTTAATGGCCTCCTGAGCGCCCTGGGGGCGGGTTTCCCTGTGCTCATCACCCCGAGCCTTTACACCCTAGACCAGGATTACCGAGAAGCCCACGCCCTTCTTCCCCACCTGGGGGAGCCCGGGAACCCTGCGCCTGTGCTCCAGGGGCCAAGGGCCGGGGGAAGGGTGGTGGTGGACCTTTCCTACCTGGAGGAGGTGAGAGGATGGTGGAGCACCTGA
- a CDS encoding class II fructose-bisphosphate aldolase: MLATLREVLPEKGRAVGAFDVVGLEWAEAVLEGAETLGLPVILSVAPHLGGPPLRALAPGLRILAEEAGVPVALHLDHGESLGEVVEALKLGFTSVMLDGSHLPLQENIRLTRLAVEVARAYGATVEGEVGAVPGGYGGEVSQEPVAYTDPMEARRYLEETGVDALAVSIGTRHGLHKGPVRLNLLLLEELGNLPVPLVLHGASGLSPEAYRALVVRGIRKINLYADLALEAASVLRKVEAEDYLGLMAAVKEGLKDLVMARMRLWWGS, translated from the coding sequence ATGCTGGCCACCTTGCGGGAGGTTTTGCCGGAGAAGGGCCGGGCGGTGGGGGCCTTTGACGTGGTGGGCCTGGAGTGGGCCGAGGCCGTCCTGGAGGGAGCGGAAACCCTGGGCCTTCCCGTCATCCTCAGCGTGGCTCCCCATTTGGGAGGGCCGCCCTTAAGGGCGCTGGCTCCTGGGCTTAGGATTTTAGCGGAAGAGGCCGGGGTGCCCGTGGCCCTGCACCTGGACCATGGGGAAAGCCTGGGGGAGGTGGTGGAAGCCTTAAAGCTCGGGTTCACCAGCGTGATGCTGGATGGAAGCCACCTGCCCCTTCAGGAGAACATCCGCCTGACCCGCTTGGCGGTGGAGGTGGCCCGGGCCTATGGGGCCACGGTGGAAGGGGAGGTGGGGGCGGTGCCGGGAGGCTACGGGGGGGAGGTTTCCCAGGAACCGGTGGCCTACACGGATCCCATGGAAGCCAGGCGCTACCTGGAGGAAACCGGGGTGGACGCCCTGGCGGTCTCCATTGGCACCCGCCACGGCCTGCACAAGGGACCGGTGCGCCTGAACCTGCTCCTTTTGGAGGAGCTGGGCAACCTTCCCGTGCCCCTGGTCCTCCATGGGGCTTCGGGCCTGAGCCCAGAGGCGTACCGGGCTTTGGTGGTGAGGGGGATTCGCAAGATCAACCTGTATGCCGATTTGGCCCTCGAGGCGGCCTCGGTTCTCAGGAAGGTGGAAGCGGAAGACTACCTGGGCTTGATGGCGGCCGTGAAGGAGGGCCTGAAGGACTTGGTCATGGCCCGGATGCGCCTATGGTGGGGAAGCTGA
- a CDS encoding 2-phosphosulfolactate phosphatase, with amino-acid sequence MRFRVDPLPRPGAYGGAAIVVDVIRATTTAALYLKAGATALVLAQGVEAARALRQDGEVLAGEVGGLPPEGFDLGNSPREVDGVLGKVVVMATTNGTRAAHAALGARHILLGSLQNARAVAEKARETGEEVHLVCAGKEGQMALDDLYTAGVIGKRLKALGFSPEGEMAHLALFLAENPSFPVLSSSEAAKALVGVGLGEDVAECARVDVHGVVPRFLGMRGEGMVFGG; translated from the coding sequence ATGAGATTTCGGGTGGACCCGCTTCCCCGCCCCGGCGCTTACGGTGGCGCAGCCATCGTGGTGGATGTCATTCGGGCCACCACCACCGCTGCCCTCTACCTCAAGGCTGGGGCCACGGCCCTGGTTTTGGCCCAGGGAGTGGAGGCCGCCCGGGCCTTGCGCCAGGATGGGGAGGTCCTGGCCGGGGAGGTGGGAGGGCTTCCCCCAGAGGGGTTTGACCTGGGCAACTCCCCCCGGGAGGTGGATGGGGTGTTGGGTAAGGTTGTGGTCATGGCCACCACCAACGGCACCCGGGCCGCCCACGCTGCCCTGGGAGCCAGGCACATCCTTCTCGGTTCCTTGCAAAATGCCCGGGCGGTGGCGGAGAAAGCCAGGGAAACCGGGGAGGAGGTACACCTGGTCTGCGCGGGGAAGGAGGGCCAGATGGCCCTGGACGATCTCTATACTGCTGGGGTCATCGGAAAGCGCCTGAAGGCCCTGGGGTTTTCCCCGGAAGGGGAGATGGCCCATCTGGCCCTTTTCCTGGCGGAGAATCCTTCGTTCCCTGTCCTTTCCAGCAGCGAGGCCGCCAAGGCCCTGGTGGGGGTGGGTTTGGGGGAGGATGTGGCCGAGTGCGCCCGGGTGGACGTCCATGGGGTTGTCCCGCGCTTCTTGGGAATGCGGGGTGAGGGCATGGTCTTTGGAGGTTAG
- the tkt gene encoding transketolase encodes MTETKDLTRLSVNAIRFLAIDAVEKAKSGHPGMPMAMAPLAYLLYREVMRHNPLDPTWPNRDRFVLSAGHGSMLLYAVLHLTGYDLSLEELKRFRQWGSKTPGHPEYGHTPGVEVTTGPLGQGISTAVGLALAERKLAAEFNRPGYEVVNHYTYVLASDGDLMEGVSGEASSLAGHWRLSKLIVFWDNNHISIDGSTDLAFTEDVLARYRAYGWHTLRVEDANDLEALRHAIRLAQLDERPSLIAVRSHIGYGSPKQDSHKAHGEPLGSEAVEATRKNLDWPYPPLEVPEEVYRHMDMREKGRAWQEAWEQLVETYARAYPDLHQELLRRLKGGLPSLPEEPPAFDKPVATRAASGKALDAIAPRMPELLGGSADLTPSNNTQAQGMADFSPQNPTGRYIHYGVREHGMGAILNGLNVHGGYRAYGGTFLVFSDYMRPAIRLAALMGTPTVFVFTHDSIALGEDGPTHQPVEHLMSLRAMPGLWVIRPADAYETFYAWQVALKRKEGPTALILTRQAVPLLSPEKAKGLLRGGYVLEDAEEPEGVIVATGSEVHLALKAKALLAEKGRRVRVVSLPSFELFEAQPEAYRREVLPPGLPTLAVEAGATLGWERYAQKVVGLDRFGASAPYPEVYEKLGFTPEGVAEALEELL; translated from the coding sequence CCCCGGCATGCCCATGGCCATGGCTCCCCTGGCCTACCTCCTCTATCGGGAGGTCATGCGCCACAACCCCTTGGACCCCACCTGGCCCAACCGCGACCGCTTCGTCCTCTCCGCCGGGCACGGCTCCATGCTCCTCTACGCCGTCCTACACCTCACGGGTTACGACCTTTCCCTAGAAGAGTTGAAGCGCTTTCGCCAGTGGGGCTCCAAGACCCCGGGCCACCCCGAGTACGGCCACACCCCGGGAGTGGAGGTGACCACTGGCCCCCTGGGCCAGGGTATATCCACCGCCGTGGGCCTGGCCTTGGCGGAGAGGAAGCTCGCCGCGGAGTTCAACCGCCCGGGCTACGAGGTGGTGAACCACTACACCTACGTGCTGGCCTCGGATGGGGACCTGATGGAGGGGGTTTCCGGGGAGGCCAGCTCCTTGGCAGGCCACTGGAGGCTTTCCAAGCTCATCGTGTTTTGGGATAATAACCACATCTCCATTGACGGCTCCACCGACCTGGCCTTCACCGAGGATGTCCTGGCTCGCTACCGGGCCTATGGATGGCACACCCTTAGGGTGGAGGATGCCAACGACCTCGAGGCCCTCCGCCACGCCATCCGCCTGGCTCAGCTGGACGAAAGGCCCTCCCTCATCGCCGTGCGGAGCCACATCGGCTACGGTTCCCCCAAGCAGGACTCCCACAAGGCCCACGGGGAGCCTTTGGGTTCGGAGGCGGTGGAGGCCACCCGCAAAAACCTGGACTGGCCCTACCCGCCCTTGGAAGTGCCCGAGGAAGTCTACCGGCACATGGACATGCGGGAGAAGGGAAGGGCTTGGCAGGAAGCCTGGGAACAACTCGTGGAAACCTATGCCCGGGCCTATCCCGATCTCCACCAGGAGCTTTTGCGCCGTTTAAAGGGCGGCCTCCCTTCCCTTCCCGAGGAACCCCCAGCCTTTGACAAGCCCGTGGCCACCCGGGCAGCCAGCGGTAAGGCTCTGGATGCCATCGCCCCCAGGATGCCCGAGCTTCTTGGAGGGAGTGCCGACCTCACACCCTCCAACAACACCCAGGCCCAGGGGATGGCGGACTTCTCCCCTCAAAACCCCACGGGGCGCTATATCCACTACGGGGTTCGGGAGCATGGAATGGGGGCCATTTTGAACGGCTTGAACGTGCACGGGGGCTACCGGGCCTACGGGGGTACCTTCCTGGTCTTCTCCGACTACATGCGCCCCGCCATCCGCCTGGCAGCCCTCATGGGCACCCCTACGGTCTTCGTCTTCACCCACGACTCCATCGCCCTGGGGGAGGATGGCCCCACCCACCAACCCGTGGAGCACCTCATGAGCCTCCGGGCCATGCCGGGCCTTTGGGTGATCCGGCCCGCGGACGCCTACGAAACCTTCTACGCCTGGCAGGTGGCCTTGAAGCGGAAGGAAGGCCCTACCGCCCTCATCCTCACCCGGCAGGCGGTGCCCCTCCTTTCCCCGGAGAAGGCCAAGGGGCTCCTCCGGGGCGGCTACGTGCTGGAGGATGCCGAGGAGCCCGAAGGGGTGATCGTGGCCACGGGGAGCGAGGTGCACCTGGCCTTGAAGGCCAAAGCTCTCCTGGCGGAAAAGGGCCGCCGGGTGCGGGTGGTGAGCCTGCCCTCCTTTGAGCTCTTTGAGGCCCAGCCCGAGGCGTACCGGAGGGAGGTGCTTCCCCCCGGCCTCCCCACCCTGGCGGTGGAGGCAGGGGCGACCCTGGGCTGGGAGCGCTACGCCCAGAAGGTGGTGGGCCTAGACCGCTTTGGGGCCAGCGCCCCTTACCCCGAGGTTTACGAGAAGCTGGGTTTCACCCCGGAGGGGGTGGCGGAGGCCTTGGAAGAGCTCCTATGA